A single region of the Thermotoga profunda AZM34c06 genome encodes:
- a CDS encoding ABC transporter substrate-binding protein, whose amino-acid sequence MKKWFFVIAVLAISLNIMAAEFFVEDSILTPDTKPKWGGVLRLALASTPESFLLYGTLDSSAYTVIMGPMYSTLVEMHPVTNEIRPGLAKSWSVSSDGKEVTFFIREAYWSDGKPIVADDVIFTFEYFVMNKYARGNSIDRFTIPDEKGENKMIQWVKIDDKTVKAILPSPYGPFFTVLSHVYIYPKHKLEPLVDKNDLGSVNKIWLSNVDPKEIVVNGPYKLVQVITDQKVVLERNPNYWKVDRFGTRLPYFDRVEYLIIRDAEVRLAKFMAGEIDFMAIASKDYPMLKQQELAGNVPYKVYATQPNQPTPSPIHISFNFDVNDPDLKDLFAKLEFREAMEYALDRQRIIDEVFAGLAIPDAGLMLPSNKAFYNPKIEKIMRNYDLKKASELLDKIGLKNRDKEGYRLFPNGRRVEFNILVQSSPQEYQDVALIFAQDLQKIGIKANLQILDASLVGQMFGAGNFQAGIRAFGNQPDPQLRKAIWQPGTQLYYWHYSTMDKNATPPKPVFENMFDWEKRIWELFELGQIEMDPAKRKAYYDEWQELYHIYLPVIFVCKGMNIWGINNTLGNAGLTQDGMIVFTVWTVYRK is encoded by the coding sequence ATGAAAAAGTGGTTTTTTGTAATTGCTGTTCTTGCTATTTCTCTCAATATCATGGCAGCTGAGTTTTTTGTCGAAGACAGCATACTCACACCAGACACAAAACCAAAATGGGGTGGTGTACTTAGACTTGCACTTGCTTCAACTCCTGAATCATTTTTGCTATACGGTACTCTCGATTCGTCTGCATACACTGTCATCATGGGTCCAATGTATTCAACTCTTGTGGAAATGCACCCGGTGACCAATGAGATCAGACCTGGTTTGGCGAAATCCTGGTCGGTATCATCGGATGGAAAAGAAGTCACATTTTTCATCAGAGAAGCGTATTGGTCCGATGGAAAACCAATAGTCGCAGATGATGTGATTTTCACCTTTGAATATTTTGTGATGAACAAATACGCTCGCGGTAATTCAATTGACAGATTCACAATACCAGACGAAAAAGGTGAAAACAAGATGATTCAATGGGTGAAAATCGACGACAAGACTGTCAAAGCAATACTACCATCACCATATGGTCCGTTCTTCACTGTCTTGTCACATGTTTATATATACCCCAAGCACAAACTTGAGCCTCTTGTAGACAAAAATGATCTTGGTTCTGTGAACAAGATTTGGCTCTCAAATGTCGATCCAAAGGAGATCGTAGTCAACGGACCATATAAACTTGTACAGGTGATAACAGATCAAAAAGTCGTTTTGGAAAGGAACCCAAATTATTGGAAAGTAGATCGATTTGGTACACGACTCCCGTATTTTGACAGAGTGGAATACCTTATTATTCGCGATGCCGAAGTGAGATTGGCAAAGTTCATGGCTGGAGAAATCGATTTTATGGCGATAGCTTCGAAAGATTATCCCATGCTGAAACAGCAAGAACTTGCTGGGAATGTACCTTATAAAGTTTACGCGACTCAACCTAACCAACCAACACCAAGCCCGATTCATATATCTTTCAACTTCGATGTCAACGATCCTGATCTAAAAGATCTGTTTGCGAAACTCGAATTTAGAGAAGCAATGGAATATGCACTCGATAGGCAGAGAATCATAGATGAAGTTTTTGCAGGACTTGCAATACCTGATGCGGGTTTGATGCTTCCTTCAAATAAGGCATTCTACAACCCAAAGATTGAAAAAATTATGAGAAATTATGATCTGAAAAAAGCCTCTGAGTTACTCGATAAGATAGGTCTCAAGAATCGGGACAAAGAAGGATACAGATTGTTCCCCAACGGAAGACGTGTGGAGTTCAACATACTTGTCCAAAGTTCTCCACAGGAGTATCAGGATGTTGCGCTCATCTTTGCCCAAGATCTTCAGAAGATAGGCATCAAGGCAAATCTACAGATTCTCGATGCATCGTTGGTCGGTCAAATGTTTGGGGCAGGGAACTTCCAAGCTGGTATAAGGGCATTTGGAAACCAACCTGATCCGCAGCTTAGAAAGGCAATTTGGCAACCCGGAACACAGTTGTATTATTGGCATTATTCGACGATGGATAAAAACGCCACACCACCCAAACCTGTTTTCGAGAATATGTTCGACTGGGAAAAGAGAATTTGGGAACTCTTTGAACTGGGCCAGATTGAAATGGATCCAGCCAAAAGAAAGGCTTACTATGATGAATGGCAGGAATTGTACCATATCTATCTACCTGTGATTTTTGTCTGTAAAGGTATGAATATCTGGGGTATAAATAATACTCTTGGAAATGCAGGGTTGACACAAGATGGTATGATCGTATTCACAGTTTGGACAGTTTATCGAAAGTGA
- a CDS encoding BadF/BadG/BcrA/BcrD ATPase family protein: protein MKVLGIDGGGTSLKATVAQENKVIRRTILNQGVNLSAVDPKQLEQTIKELFEWSGDVDLVRAAFSGAGSEQRKSLLREIMAKYFHNSSLQIFTDAEGVLYSCYENEPVVVTIAGTGSVVMGVDNLQMVHRAGGWGHLFDDEGGAFSVVCKIIKAALNYRDGIGEFDPIFDELIHFYKVSHIEDLVDLQRLKNFKEVIASFASHMKITPLVLRILEEDLQILLERTKRILYKTNARKLYIHGGMFKISQFQHIFAKNLSHVEILRLKHDVDHMLAINKSLLNLKIHM from the coding sequence GTGAAAGTTCTTGGAATAGATGGTGGAGGCACATCTCTGAAAGCAACCGTTGCGCAAGAAAATAAGGTTATTCGTAGAACTATTTTGAATCAAGGTGTCAATTTATCTGCCGTTGATCCAAAGCAACTCGAACAAACGATAAAGGAATTATTTGAATGGTCTGGAGATGTCGATCTTGTGAGAGCTGCATTTTCAGGCGCTGGCAGTGAACAGAGAAAATCTTTGCTCAGGGAGATTATGGCAAAATACTTTCATAATTCATCTTTACAGATCTTCACTGATGCAGAAGGGGTTTTATACTCATGTTATGAGAATGAACCTGTGGTTGTCACAATTGCCGGTACAGGATCTGTAGTTATGGGTGTAGATAACCTGCAAATGGTTCATCGTGCAGGAGGATGGGGACATCTTTTCGATGATGAGGGCGGGGCATTTAGTGTTGTTTGTAAAATTATAAAGGCTGCCTTAAATTATAGAGATGGCATTGGTGAATTTGATCCCATATTTGACGAATTAATCCATTTTTACAAAGTGAGCCACATCGAGGATCTTGTCGATTTACAGAGATTAAAAAATTTCAAAGAAGTAATAGCATCCTTTGCAAGTCATATGAAGATTACGCCACTGGTACTCAGGATATTAGAAGAAGATTTGCAAATTCTCCTTGAGAGAACAAAACGCATTCTTTACAAAACCAATGCAAGAAAGTTGTATATCCACGGAGGTATGTTTAAAATTTCTCAATTTCAGCATATTTTTGCGAAAAATCTTTCCCATGTAGAGATACTTAGGCTTAAACATGATGTCGATCATATGCTTGCAATTAATAAATCTTTGCTCAATCTGAAAATTCATATGTAA